TGCGACGCCGTGGCGCGTGTGGACGGCTGACTTCGCCACGGCAGTGGGCCAGTGCAGTGACTACCCGCTGGCAGACGGCGGGCGCTTGCGCCTGAACACCGACAGCGCGGTGAATCGCCGCGACGCGCATGACCTGTTCCTGGAACGCGGGGAGATGCTACTCGGCTGTACCCGCCCCATGCAGGTGGCAACCCGGGGTATGCACCTGGAAGTGCCTGCCGGGCGCCTGGTATTGCGCCAGGACAGCAGCTACAAGCAGCTCAGTGTGCTGGAGGGCACGGTACGCCTGAGCGTGCCTGGCCAATCGCTGCTTGAGGTCGGCAAGGGCGAGCATTATCGCCTCGACGCACAAGGCTTGCGTCGCCTGACGAGCCTGGACATGGAGCCAGAGGCCTGGGCCGATGGCCTGATCGTCACCCGTGGCATACGCCTGGCCGATTTCCTCGCTGAAGTGGCGCGTTATCGTCACGGCTACCTCGGCTGCGCCGCTGAGGTCGCCGACCTGCGCCTGTCTGGCGTCTACCGGCTCGATGACACCGACCGGTTGCTGGCGGTGCTGCCACGCACGCTGCCGGTGCGCCTGGCCTACCGGACCCGCTGGTGGGTCAGCGTACAAGGTCAGGCCTGATTTTTTGGCGGGTTTGCCGTCCTGTCTCGGCATGGGAATGAGTAGCAACCTCATTATCCCAACCGCTCTGCATGGAATG
The Pseudomonas sp. DTU_2021_1001937_2_SI_NGA_ILE_001 DNA segment above includes these coding regions:
- a CDS encoding DUF4880 domain-containing protein, which gives rise to MRKAIEWSLRLKGTAPPELHEQCRQWRAADACHELAWQRVKAMSQELDGTFGQLPAGMAYDTLEGSARRLDRRRALKLLSAGLVLGTGAWLSRDATPWRVWTADFATAVGQCSDYPLADGGRLRLNTDSAVNRRDAHDLFLERGEMLLGCTRPMQVATRGMHLEVPAGRLVLRQDSSYKQLSVLEGTVRLSVPGQSLLEVGKGEHYRLDAQGLRRLTSLDMEPEAWADGLIVTRGIRLADFLAEVARYRHGYLGCAAEVADLRLSGVYRLDDTDRLLAVLPRTLPVRLAYRTRWWVSVQGQA